Proteins encoded by one window of Anguilla rostrata isolate EN2019 chromosome 9, ASM1855537v3, whole genome shotgun sequence:
- the LOC135262843 gene encoding uncharacterized protein LOC135262843 isoform X1 produces the protein MTSAVGRQFPGSRPQSHKEDPHRDSSTAWRARSNPVAENNNRGKRSTPDGAPLLSQTRLREQQADVDQIPLGKLQVMEKFFTPVELNQGIRAGGHVKGEHAGTGHHHRPRPHRSHRHHPHHSHQQHPHHQQQEPQWVEDQEGLHGSSHAGQDVLHHHHGHHSQDHHHQHRHHLRYEHHHHEKSHHSADVTSNTCSRPHTSAAASSSIHSSGSSSSSSSSSWSSEASMQNEAFLVDNRCKLHHTLHSRSCTDISKGKRAFGEEDDEEDTRPLLSDDYHLYRSASLERSLASKDNLEIPESRKPKKAVSSIQLPTKSILKNKQGQSDAVGKAGNFRKAKSMEVLSSRNERTGPGTSKGGVGRPINEKDLELRKEEARQNLVKEKLQFSAFLNEISRQVLSPARLSSLGVTNAQRPANAGSTSPKLPREERRGQGCRQEEGKQRQQTNRPSSADSMASSAHSHCSGYSRSSQHQPHHHHGNTSGSPQLQCHTSGSHTDASTSPENSPSQEQGQGLSGGTQHRGGSNNLQTDGTNTSPELSPCLPRHHSHHTRSHGHHQYNYSAQHSPPHHPKQAHHSPSHKDVSPGTPVTPERESHSSRLDSPRNIASPEPRQAGHMVTEVQYKDVMSEAHRLQILQKQNEDLHHTLLQTALRMECMEVAFKTNHQQLEVDLQRTQLELENLKDKFTRLQDNYSSTQQTNQLLEQKIQSVSQSMGGERECLSKRILELTEQMATAQTVQSLEIINVPSLFQETSGKGFEAEEAANQFLLPVAPPPTQFMDNDHYNKIIGTGDNQALGPVLEEEESDWLVAGEGLQQGPGGGQRSVTAFLPWKQEQGSCVGLTRDRKGEGDAGSESGRDEGVRRHPPHSLQIPHLQFTMHPETLPVPTADLSLARFRNTPNSPAGQGYRVAAMHKLGSPIRVLSASLEEICSTGVRQHQPGPATLKCTEAMMNLHHPEGGALGDSDEDDLLCSWGKGNNRGKGGGAGGVGDSFEPGACLLNYHAAPRMVSHLVCQLQPMEVKTQGWTGEVTEEVLNGERTQL, from the exons ATGACATCAGCAGTGGGCAGACAGTTCCCAGGCAGCAGACCTCAGAGCCACAAGGAAGACCCACATAGAGACAGCAGCACTGCTTGGAGGGCCAGATCGAACCCCGTAGCAGAGAACAACAACCGAGGGAAACGCTCGACCCCCGACGGTgcccccctgctctctcagaCCAGACTCAGGGAGCAGCAAGCGGACGTGGACCAAATCCCTCTAGGAAAGCTGCAGGTGATGGAGAAGTTCTTCACCCCGGTGGAGCTGAACCAGGGGATCAGGGCTGGTGGGCATGTCAAgggagagcatgctgggacaggccaCCACCATCGCCCGCGCCCTCATCGTTCCCATCGCCATCACCCCCATCACTCCCATCAGCAGCACCCTCACCACCAGCAGCAAGAGCCACAGTGGGTTGAAGATCAGGAAGGACTCCATGG CAGCTCGCATGCTGGTCAGGATGTTCTTCACCATCACCATGGCCACCATAGCCAAGACCACCACCATCAGCACCGCCATCATCTGCGCTATGAGCATCACCATCACGAGAAGAGTCACCACAGTGCTGACGTGACCTCGAACACCTGCTCCCGCCCTCACACTTCTGCCGCAGCCTCCTCTTCTATCCACTCCTCTggctcctcttcttcctcatcatcttcctccTGGTCGTCTGAAGCCAGCATGCAGAATGAAGCCTTCCTGGTGGACAACAGGTGCAAGCTCCACCATACTCTGCACTCACGGTCTTGTACGGACATTTCAAAGGGCAAGAGGGCATTTGGggaagaggatgatgaagaagaCACCAGACCCTTGCTATCAGATGACTACCATCTCTATAGATCTGCTAGTCTTGAGCGGAGTCTTGCCTCTAAGGATAACCTTGAGATCCCTGAGTCTAGGAAGCCGAAGAAAGCCGTGTCATCTATCCAGCTCCCCACCAAGAGTATCTTGAAGAATAAGCAAGGGCAAAGTGATGCAGTGGGGAAAGCTGGAAACTTCCGGAAGGCCAAATCCATGGAAGTACTTTCTAGCCGAAATGAGAGGACAGGGCCTGGGACCTCAAAAGGAGGGGTGGGCAGGCCCATCAATGAGAAAGACCTGGAACTGAGGAAGGAGGAAGCCAGGCAGAATCTAGTGAAGGAGAAGCTGCAGTTTTCTGCCTTTCTGAACGAGATTAGTCGGCAGGTCCTCAGCCCCGCCAGGCTAAGTTCTTTGGGGGTCACCAATGCTCAAAGGCCTGCCAATGCGGGCTCAACTTCTCCTAAATTGCCCAGGGAGGAACGCAGAGGCCAAGGGTGCAGGCAGGAGGAAGGGAAACAGAGACAGCAGACCAACAGGCCTAGCAGCGCTGACTCTATGGCCTCCAGTGCTCACTCCCACTGCAGTGGGTATTCCCGCTCCAGCCAACACCAGCCTCACCATCACCACGGCAACACCAGCGGAAGCCCCCAGCTCCAGTGCCACACCTCAGGTAGTCACACAGATGCCAGCACCAGCCCTGAGAACAGTCCCTCCCAAGAACAAGGGCAAGGCCTAAGCGGGGGCACACAACACCGTGGGGGGTCCAACAACCTCCAGACAGATGGGACCAACACCAGCCCGGAGCTAAGCCCATGCCTACCAAGACATCACTCCCACCATACGCGCTCCCATGGGCACCACCAATATAACTACAGTGCTCAACACAGCCCGCCTCACCACCCCAAACAAGCTCACCACTCCCCCAGCCACAAGGATGTctctccaggtactccagttacTCCAGAACGAGAGTCACATTCCAGCAGACTGGATTCACCGCGGAACATAGCCAGCCCAGAACCCAGACAGGCAGGTCATATGGTCACAGAGGTACAGTATAAG GATGTAATGTCTGAGGCCCACAGACTACA GATCCTGCAAAAGCAGAATGAGGATCTACACCACACCCTGCTACAGACAGCCTTGCGCATGGAGTGCATGGAGGTGGCGTTTAAAACCAACCACCAGCAGTTAGAGGTGGACCTGCAGAGGACCCAGCTGGAGTTGGAGAACCTGAAGGACAAGTTCACAAG gCTCCAGGACAACTACTCCAGCACTCAGCAGACAAATCAGCTGCTGGAGCAGAAAATACAGTCAGTG TCGCAGAGCATGGGCGGGGAGCGTGAGTGCCTGAGCAAGCGCATATTGGAGCTGACTGAGCAGATGGCCACTGCACAGACCGTCCAATCCCTGGAGATCATTAAC GTTCCCTCCCTGTTTCAGGAAACCTCAGGGAAAGGCTTTGAGGCAGAAGAAGCAGCCAATCAGTTCCTGCTCCCAGTTGCTCCTCCACCTACCCAATTTATGGACAATGACCATTATAACAAAATTATTGGAACAGGGGACAACCAAGCACTGGGTCCAgtgctggaggaggaagaaTCTGATTGGTTGGTAGCTGGGGAAGGGCTACAGCAAGGACCAGGCGGAGGTCAGCGAAGTGTCACGGCATTTCTACCCTGGAAACAGGAGCAGGGCAGCTGTGTAGGACTAACGCGAGACCGTAAGGGAGAAGGGGATGCAGGAAGTGAGTCTGGGAGAGACGAAGGAGTCAGGCGACACCCTCCGCACTCCTTGCAGATACCCCACCTCCAGTTCACCATGCACCCTGAAACCTTGCCCGTCCCCACTGCTGACCTTAGCCTTGCCCGCTTTAGGAACACACCCAACAGTCCCGCTGGGCAAGGCTACAGGGTTGCGGCTATGCACAAGCTAGGCTCTCCGATCCGGGTCCTATCGGCGAGCCTTGAGGAGATATGCTCCACCGGTGTGAGACAGCACCAGCCCGGCCCAGCCACGCTGAAGTGCACAGAGGCCATGATGAATCTCCACCATCCAGAGGGGGGTGCCCTGGGAGATTCTGATGAGGATGACTTACTTTGCAGTTGGGGGAAAGGGAACAACagaggaaaagggggaggtGCTGGCGGGGTTGGGGACAGTTTTGAGCCTGGAGCATGCCTCCTAAACTACCATGCGGCTCCCAGGATGGTGAGTCACTTGGTATGCCAGCTGCAGCCCATGGAGGTGAAGACCCAAGGCTGGACTGGCGAGGTGACAGAGGAGGTGCTCAATGGGGAAAGAACGCAGTTGTAA
- the LOC135262843 gene encoding uncharacterized protein LOC135262843 isoform X3 yields MTSAVGRQFPGSRPQSHKEDPHRDSSTAWRARSNPVAENNNRGKRSTPDGAPLLSQTRLREQQADVDQIPLGKLQVMEKFFTPVELNQGIRAGGHVKGEHAGTGHHHRPRPHRSHRHHPHHSHQQHPHHQQQEPQWVEDQEGLHGSSHAGQDVLHHHHGHHSQDHHHQHRHHLRYEHHHHEKSHHSADVTSNTCSRPHTSAAASSSIHSSGSSSSSSSSSWSSEASMQNEAFLVDNRCKLHHTLHSRSCTDISKGKRAFGEEDDEEDTRPLLSDDYHLYRSASLERSLASKDNLEIPESRKPKKAVSSIQLPTKSILKNKQGQSDAVGKAGNFRKAKSMEVLSSRNERTGPGTSKGGVGRPINEKDLELRKEEARQNLVKEKLQFSAFLNEISRQVLSPARLSSLGVTNAQRPANAGSTSPKLPREERRGQGCRQEEGKQRQQTNRPSSADSMASSAHSHCSGYSRSSQHQPHHHHGNTSGSPQLQCHTSGSHTDASTSPENSPSQEQGQGLSGGTQHRGGSNNLQTDGTNTSPELSPCLPRHHSHHTRSHGHHQYNYSAQHSPPHHPKQAHHSPSHKDVSPGTPVTPERESHSSRLDSPRNIASPEPRQAGHMVTEVQYKDVMSEAHRLQILQKQNEDLHHTLLQTALRMECMEVAFKTNHQQLEVDLQRTQLELENLKDKFTRLQDNYSSTQQTNQLLEQKIQSVSQSMGGERECLSKRILELTEQMATAQTVQSLEIINETSGKGFEAEEAANQFLLPVAPPPTQFMDNDHYNKIIGTGDNQALGPVLEEEESDWLVAGEGLQQGPGGGQRSVTAFLPWKQEQGSCVGLTRDRKGEGDAGSESGRDEGVRRHPPHSLQIPHLQFTMHPETLPVPTADLSLARFRNTPNSPAGQGYRVAAMHKLGSPIRVLSASLEEICSTGVRQHQPGPATLKCTEAMMNLHHPEGGALGDSDEDDLLCSWGKGNNRGKGGGAGGVGDSFEPGACLLNYHAAPRMVSHLVCQLQPMEVKTQGWTGEVTEEVLNGERTQL; encoded by the exons ATGACATCAGCAGTGGGCAGACAGTTCCCAGGCAGCAGACCTCAGAGCCACAAGGAAGACCCACATAGAGACAGCAGCACTGCTTGGAGGGCCAGATCGAACCCCGTAGCAGAGAACAACAACCGAGGGAAACGCTCGACCCCCGACGGTgcccccctgctctctcagaCCAGACTCAGGGAGCAGCAAGCGGACGTGGACCAAATCCCTCTAGGAAAGCTGCAGGTGATGGAGAAGTTCTTCACCCCGGTGGAGCTGAACCAGGGGATCAGGGCTGGTGGGCATGTCAAgggagagcatgctgggacaggccaCCACCATCGCCCGCGCCCTCATCGTTCCCATCGCCATCACCCCCATCACTCCCATCAGCAGCACCCTCACCACCAGCAGCAAGAGCCACAGTGGGTTGAAGATCAGGAAGGACTCCATGG CAGCTCGCATGCTGGTCAGGATGTTCTTCACCATCACCATGGCCACCATAGCCAAGACCACCACCATCAGCACCGCCATCATCTGCGCTATGAGCATCACCATCACGAGAAGAGTCACCACAGTGCTGACGTGACCTCGAACACCTGCTCCCGCCCTCACACTTCTGCCGCAGCCTCCTCTTCTATCCACTCCTCTggctcctcttcttcctcatcatcttcctccTGGTCGTCTGAAGCCAGCATGCAGAATGAAGCCTTCCTGGTGGACAACAGGTGCAAGCTCCACCATACTCTGCACTCACGGTCTTGTACGGACATTTCAAAGGGCAAGAGGGCATTTGGggaagaggatgatgaagaagaCACCAGACCCTTGCTATCAGATGACTACCATCTCTATAGATCTGCTAGTCTTGAGCGGAGTCTTGCCTCTAAGGATAACCTTGAGATCCCTGAGTCTAGGAAGCCGAAGAAAGCCGTGTCATCTATCCAGCTCCCCACCAAGAGTATCTTGAAGAATAAGCAAGGGCAAAGTGATGCAGTGGGGAAAGCTGGAAACTTCCGGAAGGCCAAATCCATGGAAGTACTTTCTAGCCGAAATGAGAGGACAGGGCCTGGGACCTCAAAAGGAGGGGTGGGCAGGCCCATCAATGAGAAAGACCTGGAACTGAGGAAGGAGGAAGCCAGGCAGAATCTAGTGAAGGAGAAGCTGCAGTTTTCTGCCTTTCTGAACGAGATTAGTCGGCAGGTCCTCAGCCCCGCCAGGCTAAGTTCTTTGGGGGTCACCAATGCTCAAAGGCCTGCCAATGCGGGCTCAACTTCTCCTAAATTGCCCAGGGAGGAACGCAGAGGCCAAGGGTGCAGGCAGGAGGAAGGGAAACAGAGACAGCAGACCAACAGGCCTAGCAGCGCTGACTCTATGGCCTCCAGTGCTCACTCCCACTGCAGTGGGTATTCCCGCTCCAGCCAACACCAGCCTCACCATCACCACGGCAACACCAGCGGAAGCCCCCAGCTCCAGTGCCACACCTCAGGTAGTCACACAGATGCCAGCACCAGCCCTGAGAACAGTCCCTCCCAAGAACAAGGGCAAGGCCTAAGCGGGGGCACACAACACCGTGGGGGGTCCAACAACCTCCAGACAGATGGGACCAACACCAGCCCGGAGCTAAGCCCATGCCTACCAAGACATCACTCCCACCATACGCGCTCCCATGGGCACCACCAATATAACTACAGTGCTCAACACAGCCCGCCTCACCACCCCAAACAAGCTCACCACTCCCCCAGCCACAAGGATGTctctccaggtactccagttacTCCAGAACGAGAGTCACATTCCAGCAGACTGGATTCACCGCGGAACATAGCCAGCCCAGAACCCAGACAGGCAGGTCATATGGTCACAGAGGTACAGTATAAG GATGTAATGTCTGAGGCCCACAGACTACA GATCCTGCAAAAGCAGAATGAGGATCTACACCACACCCTGCTACAGACAGCCTTGCGCATGGAGTGCATGGAGGTGGCGTTTAAAACCAACCACCAGCAGTTAGAGGTGGACCTGCAGAGGACCCAGCTGGAGTTGGAGAACCTGAAGGACAAGTTCACAAG gCTCCAGGACAACTACTCCAGCACTCAGCAGACAAATCAGCTGCTGGAGCAGAAAATACAGTCAGTG TCGCAGAGCATGGGCGGGGAGCGTGAGTGCCTGAGCAAGCGCATATTGGAGCTGACTGAGCAGATGGCCACTGCACAGACCGTCCAATCCCTGGAGATCATTAAC GAAACCTCAGGGAAAGGCTTTGAGGCAGAAGAAGCAGCCAATCAGTTCCTGCTCCCAGTTGCTCCTCCACCTACCCAATTTATGGACAATGACCATTATAACAAAATTATTGGAACAGGGGACAACCAAGCACTGGGTCCAgtgctggaggaggaagaaTCTGATTGGTTGGTAGCTGGGGAAGGGCTACAGCAAGGACCAGGCGGAGGTCAGCGAAGTGTCACGGCATTTCTACCCTGGAAACAGGAGCAGGGCAGCTGTGTAGGACTAACGCGAGACCGTAAGGGAGAAGGGGATGCAGGAAGTGAGTCTGGGAGAGACGAAGGAGTCAGGCGACACCCTCCGCACTCCTTGCAGATACCCCACCTCCAGTTCACCATGCACCCTGAAACCTTGCCCGTCCCCACTGCTGACCTTAGCCTTGCCCGCTTTAGGAACACACCCAACAGTCCCGCTGGGCAAGGCTACAGGGTTGCGGCTATGCACAAGCTAGGCTCTCCGATCCGGGTCCTATCGGCGAGCCTTGAGGAGATATGCTCCACCGGTGTGAGACAGCACCAGCCCGGCCCAGCCACGCTGAAGTGCACAGAGGCCATGATGAATCTCCACCATCCAGAGGGGGGTGCCCTGGGAGATTCTGATGAGGATGACTTACTTTGCAGTTGGGGGAAAGGGAACAACagaggaaaagggggaggtGCTGGCGGGGTTGGGGACAGTTTTGAGCCTGGAGCATGCCTCCTAAACTACCATGCGGCTCCCAGGATGGTGAGTCACTTGGTATGCCAGCTGCAGCCCATGGAGGTGAAGACCCAAGGCTGGACTGGCGAGGTGACAGAGGAGGTGCTCAATGGGGAAAGAACGCAGTTGTAA
- the LOC135262843 gene encoding uncharacterized protein LOC135262843 isoform X2, with amino-acid sequence MTSAVGRQFPGSRPQSHKEDPHRDSSTAWRARSNPVAENNNRGKRSTPDGAPLLSQTRLREQQADVDQIPLGKLQVMEKFFTPVELNQGIRAGGHVKGEHAGTGHHHRPRPHRSHRHHPHHSHQQHPHHQQQEPQWVEDQEGLHGSHAGQDVLHHHHGHHSQDHHHQHRHHLRYEHHHHEKSHHSADVTSNTCSRPHTSAAASSSIHSSGSSSSSSSSSWSSEASMQNEAFLVDNRCKLHHTLHSRSCTDISKGKRAFGEEDDEEDTRPLLSDDYHLYRSASLERSLASKDNLEIPESRKPKKAVSSIQLPTKSILKNKQGQSDAVGKAGNFRKAKSMEVLSSRNERTGPGTSKGGVGRPINEKDLELRKEEARQNLVKEKLQFSAFLNEISRQVLSPARLSSLGVTNAQRPANAGSTSPKLPREERRGQGCRQEEGKQRQQTNRPSSADSMASSAHSHCSGYSRSSQHQPHHHHGNTSGSPQLQCHTSGSHTDASTSPENSPSQEQGQGLSGGTQHRGGSNNLQTDGTNTSPELSPCLPRHHSHHTRSHGHHQYNYSAQHSPPHHPKQAHHSPSHKDVSPGTPVTPERESHSSRLDSPRNIASPEPRQAGHMVTEVQYKDVMSEAHRLQILQKQNEDLHHTLLQTALRMECMEVAFKTNHQQLEVDLQRTQLELENLKDKFTRLQDNYSSTQQTNQLLEQKIQSVSQSMGGERECLSKRILELTEQMATAQTVQSLEIINVPSLFQETSGKGFEAEEAANQFLLPVAPPPTQFMDNDHYNKIIGTGDNQALGPVLEEEESDWLVAGEGLQQGPGGGQRSVTAFLPWKQEQGSCVGLTRDRKGEGDAGSESGRDEGVRRHPPHSLQIPHLQFTMHPETLPVPTADLSLARFRNTPNSPAGQGYRVAAMHKLGSPIRVLSASLEEICSTGVRQHQPGPATLKCTEAMMNLHHPEGGALGDSDEDDLLCSWGKGNNRGKGGGAGGVGDSFEPGACLLNYHAAPRMVSHLVCQLQPMEVKTQGWTGEVTEEVLNGERTQL; translated from the exons ATGACATCAGCAGTGGGCAGACAGTTCCCAGGCAGCAGACCTCAGAGCCACAAGGAAGACCCACATAGAGACAGCAGCACTGCTTGGAGGGCCAGATCGAACCCCGTAGCAGAGAACAACAACCGAGGGAAACGCTCGACCCCCGACGGTgcccccctgctctctcagaCCAGACTCAGGGAGCAGCAAGCGGACGTGGACCAAATCCCTCTAGGAAAGCTGCAGGTGATGGAGAAGTTCTTCACCCCGGTGGAGCTGAACCAGGGGATCAGGGCTGGTGGGCATGTCAAgggagagcatgctgggacaggccaCCACCATCGCCCGCGCCCTCATCGTTCCCATCGCCATCACCCCCATCACTCCCATCAGCAGCACCCTCACCACCAGCAGCAAGAGCCACAGTGGGTTGAAGATCAGGAAGGACTCCATGG CTCGCATGCTGGTCAGGATGTTCTTCACCATCACCATGGCCACCATAGCCAAGACCACCACCATCAGCACCGCCATCATCTGCGCTATGAGCATCACCATCACGAGAAGAGTCACCACAGTGCTGACGTGACCTCGAACACCTGCTCCCGCCCTCACACTTCTGCCGCAGCCTCCTCTTCTATCCACTCCTCTggctcctcttcttcctcatcatcttcctccTGGTCGTCTGAAGCCAGCATGCAGAATGAAGCCTTCCTGGTGGACAACAGGTGCAAGCTCCACCATACTCTGCACTCACGGTCTTGTACGGACATTTCAAAGGGCAAGAGGGCATTTGGggaagaggatgatgaagaagaCACCAGACCCTTGCTATCAGATGACTACCATCTCTATAGATCTGCTAGTCTTGAGCGGAGTCTTGCCTCTAAGGATAACCTTGAGATCCCTGAGTCTAGGAAGCCGAAGAAAGCCGTGTCATCTATCCAGCTCCCCACCAAGAGTATCTTGAAGAATAAGCAAGGGCAAAGTGATGCAGTGGGGAAAGCTGGAAACTTCCGGAAGGCCAAATCCATGGAAGTACTTTCTAGCCGAAATGAGAGGACAGGGCCTGGGACCTCAAAAGGAGGGGTGGGCAGGCCCATCAATGAGAAAGACCTGGAACTGAGGAAGGAGGAAGCCAGGCAGAATCTAGTGAAGGAGAAGCTGCAGTTTTCTGCCTTTCTGAACGAGATTAGTCGGCAGGTCCTCAGCCCCGCCAGGCTAAGTTCTTTGGGGGTCACCAATGCTCAAAGGCCTGCCAATGCGGGCTCAACTTCTCCTAAATTGCCCAGGGAGGAACGCAGAGGCCAAGGGTGCAGGCAGGAGGAAGGGAAACAGAGACAGCAGACCAACAGGCCTAGCAGCGCTGACTCTATGGCCTCCAGTGCTCACTCCCACTGCAGTGGGTATTCCCGCTCCAGCCAACACCAGCCTCACCATCACCACGGCAACACCAGCGGAAGCCCCCAGCTCCAGTGCCACACCTCAGGTAGTCACACAGATGCCAGCACCAGCCCTGAGAACAGTCCCTCCCAAGAACAAGGGCAAGGCCTAAGCGGGGGCACACAACACCGTGGGGGGTCCAACAACCTCCAGACAGATGGGACCAACACCAGCCCGGAGCTAAGCCCATGCCTACCAAGACATCACTCCCACCATACGCGCTCCCATGGGCACCACCAATATAACTACAGTGCTCAACACAGCCCGCCTCACCACCCCAAACAAGCTCACCACTCCCCCAGCCACAAGGATGTctctccaggtactccagttacTCCAGAACGAGAGTCACATTCCAGCAGACTGGATTCACCGCGGAACATAGCCAGCCCAGAACCCAGACAGGCAGGTCATATGGTCACAGAGGTACAGTATAAG GATGTAATGTCTGAGGCCCACAGACTACA GATCCTGCAAAAGCAGAATGAGGATCTACACCACACCCTGCTACAGACAGCCTTGCGCATGGAGTGCATGGAGGTGGCGTTTAAAACCAACCACCAGCAGTTAGAGGTGGACCTGCAGAGGACCCAGCTGGAGTTGGAGAACCTGAAGGACAAGTTCACAAG gCTCCAGGACAACTACTCCAGCACTCAGCAGACAAATCAGCTGCTGGAGCAGAAAATACAGTCAGTG TCGCAGAGCATGGGCGGGGAGCGTGAGTGCCTGAGCAAGCGCATATTGGAGCTGACTGAGCAGATGGCCACTGCACAGACCGTCCAATCCCTGGAGATCATTAAC GTTCCCTCCCTGTTTCAGGAAACCTCAGGGAAAGGCTTTGAGGCAGAAGAAGCAGCCAATCAGTTCCTGCTCCCAGTTGCTCCTCCACCTACCCAATTTATGGACAATGACCATTATAACAAAATTATTGGAACAGGGGACAACCAAGCACTGGGTCCAgtgctggaggaggaagaaTCTGATTGGTTGGTAGCTGGGGAAGGGCTACAGCAAGGACCAGGCGGAGGTCAGCGAAGTGTCACGGCATTTCTACCCTGGAAACAGGAGCAGGGCAGCTGTGTAGGACTAACGCGAGACCGTAAGGGAGAAGGGGATGCAGGAAGTGAGTCTGGGAGAGACGAAGGAGTCAGGCGACACCCTCCGCACTCCTTGCAGATACCCCACCTCCAGTTCACCATGCACCCTGAAACCTTGCCCGTCCCCACTGCTGACCTTAGCCTTGCCCGCTTTAGGAACACACCCAACAGTCCCGCTGGGCAAGGCTACAGGGTTGCGGCTATGCACAAGCTAGGCTCTCCGATCCGGGTCCTATCGGCGAGCCTTGAGGAGATATGCTCCACCGGTGTGAGACAGCACCAGCCCGGCCCAGCCACGCTGAAGTGCACAGAGGCCATGATGAATCTCCACCATCCAGAGGGGGGTGCCCTGGGAGATTCTGATGAGGATGACTTACTTTGCAGTTGGGGGAAAGGGAACAACagaggaaaagggggaggtGCTGGCGGGGTTGGGGACAGTTTTGAGCCTGGAGCATGCCTCCTAAACTACCATGCGGCTCCCAGGATGGTGAGTCACTTGGTATGCCAGCTGCAGCCCATGGAGGTGAAGACCCAAGGCTGGACTGGCGAGGTGACAGAGGAGGTGCTCAATGGGGAAAGAACGCAGTTGTAA
- the LOC135262844 gene encoding RDS/peripherin-like protein xRDS35, which yields MVLLKIKFPFEKRVRLAQGLWLLSWLATIGASFTFTLGCFLKTELARRSEVMDNTEIHAVPNTLMMVGLVCMGINFFTGRICLDALEPGRFPRWKSFMKPFFGFSIFIAFLMLVSVVMSYAMKGNLERSLKVGLKNGIRFYKDTDTPGRCFQKQTIDRMQMEFRCCGNTDFKDWFEVQWISNRYLDFGSKEVKDRIKSNVDGRYLVDGVPFSCCNPSSPRPCIQYQLTNNSVHYNYDYQTEELNIYIRGCREALVYYYMGLMNSIGAGVLSIFLVQTSVLVSLRYLQTSMDAVDGQENQEMETEGYLLEKGVKETIKEYMDPVLKVLMINQVDAAATGEKKAEEGEKPGTSAGGAEKQK from the exons ATGGTGCTGCTGAAGATAAAGTTCCCCTTTGAGAAGAGGGTGCGGCTTGCCCAGGGCCTGTGGCTGCTGTCCTGGCTGGCCACCATCGGAGCCTCCTTCACCTTCACCCTGGGGTGCTTCCTCAAAACTGAGCTGGCCCGGAGGAGTGAG GTGATGGACAACACAGAGATCCATGCCGTGCCCAACACACTGATGATGGTGGGCCTGGTCTGCATGGGGATCAACTTCTTCACCGGGCGGATCTGCCTGGACGCTCTGGAGCCCGGCCGCTTCCCGCGCTGGAAGAGCTTCATGAAGCCCTTCTTCGGCTTCTCCATCTTCATCGCCTTCCTCATGCTGGTGTCGGTCGTCATGAGCTACGCCATGAAGGGCAACCTGGAGCGCTCGCTGAAGGTCGGGCTGAAGAACGGCATCCGCTTCTACAAGGACACGGACACGCCGGGCCGCTGCTTCCAGAAGCAGACCATCGACAGGATGCAGATGGAGTTCCGCTGCTGCGGCAACACCGACTTCAAGGACTGGTTTGAGGTGCAGTGGATCAGCAACCGCTACCTGGACTTCGGCTCAAAGGAGGTCAAAGA CCGGATCAAAAGCAACGTGGACGGGCGCTACCTAGTGGACGGGGTGCCCTTCAGCTGCTGCAACCCCAGCTCCCCACGGCCGTGCATCCAGTACCAGCTCACCAACAACTCCGTCCACTACAACTACGATTACCAGACCGAGGAGCTCAACATCTACATCCGCGGCTGCCGGGAGGCCCTGGTGTACTACTACATGGGCCTGATGAACAGCATTGGGGCGGGAGTCCTGTCCATCTTTCTGGTCCAG ACGTCAGTGCTGGTGAGCCTGCGGTACCTGCAGACGTCCATGGATGCCGTGGACGGGCAGGAGAACCAAGAAATGGAGACTGAGGGGTACCTACTGGAGAAAGGGGTGAAGGAGACCATAAAGGAGTACATGGACCCCGTGCTCAAGGTGCTCATGATCAACCAGGTGGATGCAGCAGCAACCGGGGAGAAAAAagcagaggagggggagaagccCGGCACATCGGCAGGCGgtgctgaaaaacagaaataa